The DNA sequence tacttttaaaatgactttgcTGTCTGCATGTAAATAATCCTTATGCTAGAACATAAGGCCAGACTTTAAGAATACtgagatatgtatatatgaatggccactttattagacacaccCATCTAGTAGCACATTGGACCttctttggccttcagaaccacagcaatCATGGCCTATATTCGACCAGGTGCTGAAACTGTTCTGCAGTTTACATTATGAACGCTATGAAATCATAACGTTTATTTCATAGGGTTCTAAGGTTCAGAGAGTGTGGCTcggttctttttctttgagctTCCTCACGTCATTGCTCTCAGTCTCTACAGCTTTTACTACAGTATGCTgtagttactcacctggaatctaatctaatctaatctaatattaTCAAGTGCTTCTAAAAAtctctcaccatcacacaccttCAATCTTTCATTCCCAGTTTGGGGGGGTATCCACCTTTCAATTCAGAAGGCACTGTTCCAGTCAGAGAGCAGATTATAAGCGGGCAGTACCGTTTTATTAAGTCCCAGTGGCAGTCTGTCTCATCTAAAGGTAATATGCTAAAGGCAGCAAAAAGCCTATTAACTACTctaatatactaatatttttaattgatattgtgttatttgtttAAAGACTAATTAATTCGAGATTTTTTTATTAGCGGCATTTAGATGTCTAGCTGCAATATTTTCagcattaatttaatttagaattagaatatatattaagtaattattttatatatatatatatatatatatatacatacttatatatatatatatatatatatatatatatatatatatatatatatatatatacatacttatATAAAGCCAAGGGCTTTACAAtgagaaggaaataaaaataaaagcttatttattttcttcttttctctagCAAAAGATTTAGTTAAAAAGCTGCTTGTAGTTGACCCCGCCATAAGGCTGAGCATTTCTGATGCTCTTGCACACCCTTGGCTTAATGTAAGTACCAAAAACGTCCtgtggttggtgggtgtgtgctgcGAAAGCCTGATATGCTCAGTCCCAATAACTAGGGATTCTTGGGGATAACCGCTTTGATCATGTGCTGTTGTCTTTTGACCATGTTGGAAACGTCCGTAACCTGTCATCTATTGATGAGCAAACATGGGATTGAGCTATTGAGCTAGAGCAGCAGTGTTTCCACAAataggcctgtgtgtgtgtcttctgccAGGACAGCGAGATGAGACAGACTGCCCACAAGCTGATGTACCCGGAGCAGCCCAAGAAGCCAAACAGAGTAAGACATTAACCCAGTATGCTCATGTTCTTTCAAAATATGAAGGGACAACATTGCTCTGCACTGTAGCATCTTTTTAATCTGTGGAATACCTACATTACAAGGCTGACAAATCCACTGCCAAGTATATTTATGATCTGATTGTATGTGGGGTGTTATTTGGCCATAATGTGATTTTCATACTAATTTTTTGCATCAAACTGAAGGAACAATAACTGCACTGTTCTGCTAGGCTGAAGAGACAGCAGACAGTGCGGTGAATGAGCCAACCACAGAGCCACCCCGAGTGAGACACCTACCAGCTCCACACGTTCCTTCAAAACAGGAACGATTtattcacactcacataaaggctgtttattttagaataattttaCCAAGCATACATTAACACGTGTAGGTGAATTGTTTTCAGGAAgcactgaaataaacagaatttTCACTTGGTAAATCATTTTAACAGCCATTTTAATTGACCATTAATTCTTAAATTGTTAACAAAATCTAggataataaacaaacaatttttcaGATTGGGCTACCTGCTATTGATTCCTttattggtgtgttttgttggCATAGAGAAGTAAACGGAAAGCAGAGGAAGGGGAGACATCAGCTGCCAAGAAGCGTCTTCGTAAAGACGCTGCACCATGAACACGTTCTCCAAGCAACTTCAACAGCCTAATGCTCTTGTATAGATTTGTAAATAACCTGCTGTACATTTGTCTactcaataaacatttttacatttttaaaaaccttcccccccccccagaccacttttatttattcatactaTCACATATCAACCATTCTAACAGAAAACTGAAACGTTCTAAGTTAATAAAGAGGATACACAAGACTTCTGCTTTGTAAAGATGTTGTTAgtttaataacaatataattcTCAGAACTAAGTGCTGGTTACGGTTAAGAAAGAATCGAGCAGAAGTAGCCACATAAAGCAAGAAAACCACTGGCATTCTAGCAATCACACAGCTGTACCAATCCAAACTAAGCTGTAGGTTTTTTCAAACATTCACTAGACCAAGTAATCaaagttaatttaaaatcacagtTTCACTAGGCCTGACAGTGTTAtggtcattttaattattagaaCAAGCTCAACGCTCAGTGCTTCTCATACTATCATTATTGAGGTGATCATTGCATAAAGCTCTGAACCATCTGGTGACGTTTGGCTCATAGCTTAGCTGTGGCCTTATCCCTCAGCCGGTACAGAACATTGTGAGCTTCATCAAACGAGCATTTGAGGGCAGACTGCACCCTGCTCCTCCAGCACTGCAGCCGGGGCCGATCCTTTAGAACATCCCTCCCAGCACCAAGAGGCTGAAAGAAACGGCACCAACACTACCGTGAGTATTGCTGAAATGCTGCAGGTGGAAAAGAACATGTCATGGCTCAGTCCTTTATGCTTTTGCTAATATACACCAGACTTGTCCACCCTCCCCACCAAGCCTTTGTCTAAAGCGCTGTTAGTTTATGTGGAAGAAAGTTGTATACATTAGGCCTCTTGGGTTTATCAAAGAATGTTTGTACCCATAAGATTCCAAATagtttaataaagaaaaaatggcagaaaataaTGAAGATTTGTCCAAGGGTAAGGGACATttcatatttataattaattcaCGCATAACCAGTAGACACTGCAATGTTTCTCACACGTCAGTTGCTATCAGGTGAAGGTACCCATCTTTAACCCCCAGACCACTGACTCACCTGCATTACCTCACAGATGGCCAGCAGGTCGGCCAGGGTGATGTCATCACCACACAAGAAGGCCTGTCTCCTCAGGAACATGGACTCCAGCTTCTCCAGTGTCTTCTCCAGTTCCTTCAGTGCTTTCTCCAGCTTTGCTGGTTCAGTGGGCTGTCCCGTCATACGGGGCATTAACACCTGCCAAGTCAGTACAGTTTTAATGTACACCTAGGAATATAGTACTTGAAGCTATATTTGCCATCAACGTCTGACAtttcaactaaaaaaaaaagatatcaggaggCAGTTGTGAATTATGAATGTAGTAATGTAGAATGTAGtaatgtagaatgtagaatgtaGTAACTGACACCCAGTCAAAGAAATACCTCATAGATGAAGACTCTGGAGGCATCTAGACGTGTGTTCATGTGATGCCAAGCTGTATACTCATCTACTTTTGCTCTCCTCTCAGGGTGTCTTGGGTACCAGTGTTCTGGGACATTGAAATTTGTTGCTAGATACTTCAATATGGCATCACTGTAAggtaaataaaatttaaaaaaataaaataaaataaattttatatatatatatatatatatatatatatatatatatatatatatatatatataaggtaaTGAGAATTGTACTTGATTTCCTTAGCAAATAAGTATGTTTAGCTCGACCAAAAAATAAGTGATGAGTTTTTTAATACAAAGCCAGCTGTTCCCGTTCTTACCTTTCAGTGAGAACAAAACCATTGTGTTGCATCACTGGAACTTTCTGCATGGGATTCATCTTGGTAAACTCTGGAGTCTTGTGCTGTGCTACATCAAGAGTTGGTAAAGTTAGGTAAAGCTATAagagcaaaacaacaaataggGCAAGGTCCAACAGGTCATGGCTGactagttagctaacgttaaccTTTCTCAGATTATAGATGGATCTATAGCGAGCGATGTATATGATAAAACTAGATTTAACCGTGCTGAACCTGGTTTAACAACGTTCTTATTAAAGCAGCACAGTTTTGACAGCTTTCGATGCAAGCTGTTTTGCAAAATCATTCTTGCTAAGACATAATAATAAAGCTCTCTGATTCATAGACTATGTCACTGCTCACCTTTACGTAACGCAACTGTTTCCACAGTATGAGGTATCTTGTTGGttttaagaaatattaataCAGCTCTACATGGTTGCGACATAAGATCTAGGTATACTTTCAGTGCTTTTTCACCGGCCATATCGGATATAAGCAAAAACACACGTAACTAACAAATGCTGTGATTGGGCGTTTTTTTCGTGACGTACTGAGGGTAGCGATGTACAATCCGGTGTTTTCATTGGGTAGAGCCGAACGGACGGAACAAGTAGGGTTTTTGAGTTAGGAAATTTGATTGGATTTATGATGTATTAACAAGGAAGGTAAAACAACAAATAACGTGGTTGAAATTATGGTATATTCCTATAAACATTTCCTTTAAAGAAATCGTTTCTCATTGGCGTTCCACCAATAAGAGAAGTCGTTGTAACCATTTAATTTGAAGAGGCGTTGCTGGCGTAGCCGCCAGAAATAAGTAAGAATATGACACATTTTTGAAGAAGTGTCTGTAAAGCTTGAAATTTTGCAAAATCATTTGCACAAATTTCCTTTAAATGTAACTTTATTTCactaatgtaatttaaatatatagaatagtacacacactaatgaacaaaacaaaacaatacaaaatacaatacaatacaaaaaaaacccaaaacaaacaaaacatgtccTTATCATACCAAGATAAggacatgttttgtttgttttgttttgtttttttgtattgttttgttttgtaattgatGTGCTGGATGAGAATGGTGAGATTTATAATAAAGTCCCAAATCAAAAAGGTATTAATTTTCATAATCTGAGGTGTAATAATACATATAGTAGACAGGCATGTTTCCTAAAATGTACGCGGTTCATAACCAGCTTGCATAAACATCACTAAAGGTAAAAGAAACCAAAAGTGAGTAAGCTAGAAtggaaaatatataaagaaatgttGCAATTATATCACACAGGCTACGAACAGAATGCTGAGTTTAGCTCTAAGATGATGTTAAGTAAATGTTTGGATCACCACATATAACATGATGACAGTAAGGGTCTAGTGCAATTATTTCTATGGGAAGCCAGGATGCAGGTTTCCAGTATATAGAAAATAATTACAGGACCAGTCTGAAACTAACTGATTCTTATCCAGATTTTTTTGTGATGGTCTTTTCGTGTGTGAGAATGACTGAATGCAGCATTGATCTGTGAGCgaagggagagaaaacagaataaGGGAGAAAAATCACTGATACCACTCAGCGTTAAATGAACACCGTGGCATGCATGGGGGAGCCCTCTTTGTGCTCCTGAGTGCATTTGCATACTGCAGAAAAATCTGCATCAATTGGGCAGTTTGTTGAGCAACATTACTTTCTCCACAGCAGTTTCCTTGCACAAGCTCATGGTGTTTTGCTCTGTGTCTGTAAACACCTGAAGTGTTTATAGACACAGAGCAAAACACCATGAGTGGTCAAGAAATGATGAGCAAAACACCTGAGTGGTCAAGAAAGTATGCTGATTCTTGGAGGAGAAATAATGTGCCCCTCATTAAGTCAACATTTCTTTGAGAGAATCTTGACTCCATCTCCATACTAGTTCTATCAAGAATGCTAAATATAGCTCTTTTAAAAGCTTGATTTGGAGTGTCAGAGTCACCATATCGAATAGCTTATTAGACAATACTGTTGTCTACTATGAGTTCACTGTACTTCCGTTTGTGGAAGAATTGGTATTTCTATCTTGAGAGAAATGCTTCTCCCAAGAGTGCTATCTCATCTCCTTCAGTGTCCACAGTGAAGAGGTCACCACCTCCCCTGCAGTGCACAAATCCACTGTTTGTGACTGCAAAACTTAATTGGCTGACTTCAGTGAACCAAGCACATGGAGGAGAAATGTCAAAGAAATTTTGTCTGTTTAGCTGCATCAAAAGACTACTACATGCCTTTCTACTGAGATGCCCGACCTAGGTGTCCTCCTCGAGTATCCTACCAGACAGCCTACCCATTCATACTAACCATGCGCCCTACCCAGGCACCCTACCTAGGTGCCCTGTTTAGGGTGCAACGTCTAGATAGCTAGGCTAGTCAAGAAGCACAGCTCAGCAGCCAAATGTCTTCTATCCCTGTGTACATGGCAGCTTTGTGGACATTTGGTGTGGCAGTTTGTCTTCAGATGAACCAAACACCCAGCGTTGAGAGCTGTATTCATGACGCAAGGCAGACAATGAAGAGGACTGCCAGTGCGTTTCCTTACCAGAATGAACCTCAGCTGTGGTCAGTGATGGTGTTTGTACCTGAGCATCCTTGAATACCATCATAACAGGCAGTGCCATAGTGATCAGCAACAGTAGGCTTACTCCTTCCTACAGATTTCTATGGGAACTAGAAGGGGCTGCCAACGTTTACATATATAAGTGCAAACGAGAAAGCCTTGTATAAAGCCTCTATCAACTAAATAcaactacaaataaaatgtaacggAACCCCTCCCCCCGAAAACATCTGAGTAAACTGATtcactactttttaaaaagcaacaacgATGAGGGTATATGACGTTGAAAGTGTTTATTGCTTGTTGTTGATTAATCAGAATGGTGTTTAGTGCGATGTACGATAACAAGATCTTTGGAATCAAGTCTTCCGGATTACATTCAGTACACCATTCGCTCACCAAGTATTCACATGGTCAACTGGGCAGCTGAACTATTTCACAATGAACGAACATGAGGATCAGACAAAGAAGGTAAGCTTGTTGTAATTTGATTGGAGAATAGCTTGATCCACGCAACAAATTTAGCATACGGGCTTGAAATGAATTTTCGCATTAATTGTTTCAGAGAGTTGACATGCACTGATGCTTCTCAATGCTTCTTTGTCTAGTGCGGAAAAACTACTCAAACAAATTCAAAAGTCATTCCTTTAGCGTTCAGAGAGCACGGGTCGTGAATGATTGAATATCTGCTGTTATATCCGTGGCGCATCCTGTCCGGTGTCCTACACATAGGCGAAGTTCGACGATATTAAACATCGCTagaagactttttaaaaatcacagagGGGTAAAAACCAGTTTGAAATATGCGTAAAATAGAAAATGGGTACTGTACGGAGTATCAGCCATTACTTAAAGACCCCAAAGAACCAGATGAAACACTTCAAATAAAGGTAGgctaacaaatttaaataaataatttaacaataatacaataaagtaaataaatataataaataaagagtAAATTAGTTTAACAGAACTAATTTTACATAAAATTCATCATGTTCATATTatcatgtatgtccagtgaatCACAGAATTGTGACCTCCTATgtatattaatacacacaaGACATAATGTGGCaatgtttcaaaacaaacagagcagaATGAAAGGGAGCTAAGAGTAAAGCATAACTACACTGCATTAATAATCTAACATGAGGCATGATATGTCAAATTGGCACATTAAGTGTATAATCCACAGTAAGTGTATAGTCCAGGGAGGACTCCAAAAAGCAGTATGGAGTGAGAGCATGATTGTGAATGTGAACATGGTGTGACTAACTTGCtactaaaatgcaaatattattgAAGGAGGAAAGGACAGAACAAAGTGTGAATGATaactgtgtgtgaaagcaaCTGTTATtgaaggaggggaaaaaaagcagagaacGGTGTGTGAATGAGAAAATGTGAAGTTTATGTGCAGAACACCGTATGCACAGAACACCTAACAAGAACATCCTTCAGACACTAAAGTTAAGTATTTTCATAGACTCCACTTGCCTTGAATCATGTTCTATGTTCAACATTTCTGCTTCAGTCATGGTTTCTGACACACTGCCTACAGAGTAGGGCATGGTGGGCATTTTTTCTTGTTGTCACCTGACACATGACTTGGCTAAGGTTCTCATACATGGGCGGTTCCTTTGGCTCCTCTACAAAAACCAAATCAAACTTGCTTCATGGACTTCCTTAACCTGATGGTATTAGGGCTAAAGGAACACTGATGGAATCcacatgtgtgctgtgtatattttttttacaggttCCCAGTAAGACACTTCTCATGGCAGTAGCAGCTGCATGTATTGGAGGAACCTTTCAGTATGGATACAACATATCTATTATAAATGCTCCTACTAAGGCAAGGAATATCTTAGCTAATTATTATATGAATTTATTCTAATTATTGTTATATTCCTTATTGTAATTGTTATATCAGTTTCTTCTTATCATATTAACTAATTGTTACATTTATGCTGTGACAAGCACTCTGCTTTTGGGCCACATAATTATCAAATCTGAATATCATTGAATTTTATACAGAATGCATGAGTGGATTATAATTTTCAGAGAAAAGAATTGCAGTGTTTTTGAGCACTTGTGTTGCACTCCTGCGCACATGTGAGCGATACAGTAGCCTAGCCAAACAGTCCAGTCACATGAATCTAATCTTTCATGAGGACCTGGAGCTGTGTTTTATCACACTCAGGAGTTGTGACCAGGGGGTTGGCATGAATCTCTCTCGTACCCACACTAGTTAAATATCATTATTAGAATAGTTAACATTATTAACTCTGACTATAAATATACATTGTTTGACAATAGTATGACATACATGTTCCATCTGCTGCTTCTTTCCTCTGGTCTGTCTCAACATTACCAGGCTGTGCAGGTTTTTATTAATCAGACCTGGCTGGACCGCTACAACACCCACATTTCTGCACAGCTACTCATGCTCCTCTGGTCCTCCATTGTGTCCGGGTTCACCATCGGTGGTCTAGTAGGCTCTAGTGTGGGTGGTATGCTGGCCATTAGATTTGGAAGGTGAGGTCAACATCCATGATGGCAGATCAACCTTTACATCAGTGGATTGACTAATTCTAATGgcaatcatttcattttgttaaaCTGGCACAAATTTAAAAAGAGGCTTTACATTGAAGGTAGAGAACCCCGTAGTTTGGGACTTTGTGTTGCATTCTGATTATCTCTGTCTTATGCCAGAAAAGGGGCTCTGTTAGTTAACAACACCTTTGCTCTGCTGGCTGCTCTGCTGATGGGGTTGAGCTATTTTGCTGGAGCCTTTGAGCTGCTTATCATCGGACGCTTTCTGTCAGGTGTAAATGCAGGTAACTCTGGCTTTACACTGAACAGCTAGGTCACGATTCCACAAAAGCTAATAAAATATACACTACAGAACATATGGCACAACAGTGCTTGATATACAGAAGCTTTGATTCTTACTAAACTTATAAACTAATCTTATAACCTTGGTCATTTCAATAACAATATATGAGATGTAAGGGAAATATATGCACAATCACAAGTAACTGTGAAAGCATTGTTCATATACATGTCTGACTCAAATCTTTTGACTGGCAGGTGTTGGAATCTGTGTGCAGCCACTTTACCTGGGAGAGGTAGCACCCAGACCTCTGCGTGGTGCCATGGGGATGAGCACTTCCATTTTTCTTACGGGGGGAATTCTCATGGGACAATTGATTGGACTGAAGTCAGTAGAAATGccaaacaaatataataacCAGTGTATACtattgttttaaagttttaaaaatctgaagGACTTTACATcctaatgatttttttttgtgtgtgtgtatatatgtgtcttTGATCATCTTTTTATTAACATACCCATGTTTACATGGATAGTGGGTTTTTTTATGAGTTTGTGTACgaaagcatgtgtatgtgtgtgcgcttatacatgtgtgtatatatatatatatatatatatatatatatatatatatatatatatatatatatatatatatatatatatatatgagtgtgagggtgtgtttgtgtgtgcaagacCATGGTTGTATGactttatgtatatgtgtgtgtgtgtgtgtgtgtgtgtgtgtgtgtgtgtgtgtacctacaaCAGAGAGCTGCTAGGCAGGGATGAGTACTGGCCAGTCCTCCTCTCCAGCACCTGTGTTCCTGCCCTGCTGCAGCTTGTCCTCCTGCCCTGGTTCCCAGAGAGCCCACGCTATCTGCTCATTGACCGTGCCAATGACCTCGCCTGCAACCTGGGTACCACTCACCGACTACACACCAGTGCTTCTTCATATGATTCAATGAATTTGTTGAAAAAAGATGGATGGATGTCGTCAACctgaacagaaacaaatacaGAATTAGGCAAAATGTAGCTCCAGGATAAATTATCTTTGatcatgttaatgttttttagtgagaatttcttttcttctatagcctaaaacataaatgcataattaaCTGACAGGACGGATGTGTGAGATTAAAATacaaagaacagaatttctcatttaaaccaaCACACCTCATTTAAGACGTCTCATTTGAAATCTTCAGATGCACTGGAGCATAATGAACAAAGAACAATCATGTGAGATGAGGAATGTTCTGAAGTCTGTCTCGTGGATatgttatttctctctccctctctcagccctTAAGCAGCTTCATGGTGAACAAGactaccacagagagagagaggatatagAGAAAGAAAGGCTCAGTGCCTCAGGGATTAGACCCAAGAAGCCGTGGGAGATGTTTACTGACCGAAGCGTCCGCTGGCAACTCCTCACTGTCATCGTCATCAACATGGCACAGCAATTAAATGGCATCAACGCTGTACGAGTCTctgaacacaccacacatttgAATGTGCACCTCCATCCAGCCATgagaacacacaccacacacagatctaaatgcacacctccacccagccttGAGCGTGCAAACCACACAAAGTAGCATCCGGTATCAGTTCATTGCAGATTGTCTTTTTGATGTGAATGTTAATCCTCAGACCCCTTAGTGACTGGCATATTTCCTACTGCCAGATTTATTTCTACACAGGCTATGTGTTCACCCAGGCTGGAATTCCAGCTGACCAGATTCCATATGCTACCGTGGGAACTGGAGCATGTGAATGTATCACGGCACTTATTTGTGTAAGTCAATGACACAATTGCAGTTGGACctgaatatgtttttttttttacatagaacatttatttcttatCAATGAGGAAGGGCAGCTGAACATTTGTGAAGCAATTTGAATGCCGTTCTTTTGGCCTGATGTGTTACAGTGTGGGCTAATCGAGATGCTGGGTAGGCGTGCACTTATAATCGGAGGATACTTCCTCATGGCCCTGTGTTGCATCTGCTTTACTGTGACCCTCACCTTCCAGGTAAAGACTTCTTCAAATCTCTGTCATGgaatactgtatttttaaatgatacctggaatcttcttttttatatatatatatatatatatatatatatatatatatatatatatatatatatatatatatatatgtgtgtgtgtgtgtgtgtgtgtgtgtgtgtgtgtgcgcgcttgatgcttgcacatctgatgaatcacctctgtccaaaacattctgtttctctggaaactctgtgtactttactacaggACCGAATTGTGATAGCTAGATGACTGGGTCAGAACATTTCTAAAACAACACACTGCCCGACACCATAGGACACCTTCTGAGGTCTTGTGGAGTACTATGCAATATTAATTATAGTTTTGATATTATGTGTGATcggtgtgtgtgtaacattttatatatatatatatatatatatatatatatatatatatatatatatatatatatatatatatctcagtaGCGAACGGTGACTCTTAAACATTCGCTCTCTTCGCTCTCCCTTATCTCATCAAAACTACGAAAACTACCAGCCTTGCTTTCTGTGTCCTCTTCTAAAGTACTGCAGAAGTTACCTATGATGAAACCAGGTCTGAAACAAAACTTAGGATGCTAGTTCAGCCTTAGCAATGCAATGAGCAAACAGCGTGGAGAGAGCAAGAGTTATCACCCAAGTAAAAACAGCTAATGTAAATCCTCCTTACATATAATTGCATGATCACATAAGCTGTGTGTGCACTTCAGCAGAATATGGAATAAGTATAAGTATACAAGTAGTCAAAATTGCAATGAAGTAcaaaaggtttccagagaaacaggacatttcaaacagaggtcattcatcagctatgcaagcaaagtgctttttgCTTTGAGAAGCTTATGAAGGCAAGATTTGATGATCTTGCATCCTGCAACTAGGTGCTAGATTGTCTCTGAGGCCtctttgcacagtctgcatcttgggtcttCTCTGCTGTGATACACCTCACTTTGATAGACCTAATTcttagtgcttgatcttgtgctgccatgattcaGTCCTgtcttttccagccattggtggGATTGCCTTATGTTGGCCACTTCTGCTATCTGTCCATGGTACATTTCATGGAGGGGTCTAACCTGCCATATCACCCCTTCTGCTTCCTTGGTCACCACGTCCCCCATCTTGTCACTGGCTGGTATACAGCCCTTTAATGTCAGATCTTGGCTGGAGTGCCTCATGCATAATGAtgagttttctggtcttgatgTCAGCAGCTTCCAGTTCTCTTGGCCAGGTGAGTATTTGATGACATGGCATACGTGATTATGGCTTTAATCTTATTGTTTCCCTCAACTGACTACTGAGGACCTGCCTTACTGTAATGAGCTACTTGCATGTTGCTGTCCTTCTGGATTCTGCCTCATAGCTCCTGTTTGATTGTTCCTGTTCTCCAGGTCTGTAATATAGTCTTGAGGATGTTCAGTTCCCACTCCTGATCAGTTTTCCTCATTTCACTTTTAGCTGACCACACTTTTCCAGCTCAAATGACATTCCAATGTCCTTACTGTAGATGGTGGATCAGTGAGTCAATGTCCCTTTCCaccttgatgtcatccatgtgcAGG is a window from the Electrophorus electricus isolate fEleEle1 chromosome 9, fEleEle1.pri, whole genome shotgun sequence genome containing:
- the gstt2 gene encoding glutathione S-transferase theta-2 isoform X1, which gives rise to MAGEKALKVYLDLMSQPCRAVLIFLKTNKIPHTVETVALRKAQHKTPEFTKMNPMQKVPVMQHNGFVLTESDAILKYLATNFNVPEHWYPRHPERRAKVDEYTAWHHMNTRLDASRVFIYEVLMPRMTGQPTEPAKLEKALKELEKTLEKLESMFLRRQAFLCGDDITLADLLAICEVMQPLGAGRDVLKDRPRLQCWRSRVQSALKCSFDEAHNVLYRLRDKATAKL
- the gstt2 gene encoding glutathione S-transferase theta-2 isoform X2, with the protein product MAGEKALKVYLDLMSQPCRAVLIFLKTNKIPHTVETVALRKAQHKTPEFTKMNPMQKVPVMQHNGFVLTESDAILKYLATNFNVPEHWYPRHPERRAKVDEYTAWHHMNTRLDASRVFIYEVLMPRMTGQPTEPAKLEKALKELEKTLEKLESMFLRRQAFLCGDDITLADLLAICEPLGAGRDVLKDRPRLQCWRSRVQSALKCSFDEAHNVLYRLRDKATAKL
- the slc2a11b gene encoding solute carrier family 2, facilitated glucose transporter member 11b — encoded protein: MRKIENGYCTEYQPLLKDPKEPDETLQIKVPSKTLLMAVAAACIGGTFQYGYNISIINAPTKAVQVFINQTWLDRYNTHISAQLLMLLWSSIVSGFTIGGLVGSSVGGMLAIRFGRKGALLVNNTFALLAALLMGLSYFAGAFELLIIGRFLSGVNAGVGICVQPLYLGEVAPRPLRGAMGMSTSIFLTGGILMGQLIGLKELLGRDEYWPVLLSSTCVPALLQLVLLPWFPESPRYLLIDRANDLACNLALKQLHGEQDYHREREDIEKERLSASGIRPKKPWEMFTDRSVRWQLLTVIVINMAQQLNGINAIYFYTGYVFTQAGIPADQIPYATVGTGACECITALICCGLIEMLGRRALIIGGYFLMALCCICFTVTLTFQDSSSWMPYLSMVCVFAFILSFGLGPGGVTNALITELFTQMTRPAAYMIAGSVNWLSFFFIGMVFPFIVNGLTQYCFLVFLVVCCLVATFIFFVVPETKNKTFLEIEAEFLSRDRKGTVASSTDGFVISTSF